A stretch of the Nitratireductor thuwali genome encodes the following:
- a CDS encoding ABC transporter permease produces the protein MPITRILEGLGRLHVGLLLAFLYLPIVIMALMSFNASPFYQLPLEWTTGWYVDLSRNAGLLDATWNSLLIAVVTALIATALGTAASLALFRYEFRGKKILQALLFPPIAIPWLITGTAMLIFFFGIGIGRGLHAILLGHVALALPYVIVVVSARLHTFAPELEEAARSLGANQWQVTARITLPWIMPGVIAGALFAFAVSFDQFVVSYFLSTPGEATLPVEIYAAIRKGFTPEINAISTIIITVSMGLMLLAARFFRFGGEK, from the coding sequence ATGCCGATCACCCGCATCCTTGAGGGTCTCGGGCGGCTGCATGTGGGCCTGCTGCTGGCATTTCTCTATCTGCCCATCGTCATAATGGCGCTGATGTCGTTCAACGCATCGCCGTTTTACCAGCTGCCGCTCGAATGGACGACAGGCTGGTATGTCGACCTGTCTCGCAATGCCGGCCTCCTCGATGCAACCTGGAACAGCCTCCTGATCGCTGTCGTCACAGCGCTGATCGCCACGGCGCTCGGCACCGCGGCGTCGCTGGCGCTGTTCCGCTACGAGTTCCGCGGCAAGAAGATCCTGCAAGCGCTGCTGTTCCCGCCGATCGCCATTCCGTGGCTGATCACCGGCACGGCAATGCTGATCTTCTTTTTCGGCATCGGCATCGGGAGGGGGCTGCACGCCATCCTGCTTGGTCATGTCGCGCTGGCGCTGCCCTATGTAATTGTCGTCGTCTCGGCGCGGCTGCACACGTTTGCGCCGGAACTGGAAGAGGCAGCCCGTTCGCTCGGGGCCAATCAATGGCAGGTGACGGCGCGCATCACGCTGCCCTGGATCATGCCGGGCGTCATCGCGGGCGCGTTGTTCGCCTTCGCCGTCTCCTTCGATCAGTTCGTGGTGTCCTATTTCTTGTCGACGCCGGGCGAAGCAACGCTGCCGGTCGAGATCTACGCTGCCATCCGCAAGGGCTTTACGCCGGAAATCAATGCCATCTCCACCATCATCATCACCGTTTCCATGGGGCTGATGCTTCTGGCGGCCCGCTTCTTTCGGTTTGGGGGAGAAAAGTAA
- a CDS encoding ABC transporter ATP-binding protein → MAKVQVVGITRKFGAHTALEEVSIDFADGGFYALLGPSGSGKTTLLRLIAGFDFPDAGHVMIGDERVERVPVEKRHIGMVFQSYALFPNMSVAENVGFGLSVRGAGKSQIAEAVQRALDLVQLGALGARRPHQLSGGQRQRVALARAIVIKPRVLLLDEPLGALDKALRADMQIELKRIQREIGITTIFVTHDQEEALTMSDRIGILRDGRLVQEGPPEEIYNHPKSEFAATFLGDANILRGAPTDNGIRLDDGTAIVVSASARVRAGAMASCAVRPERIEIEPYAGPAASDPGTANVLMGRVSRRIFTGNSSTYFVVRGSETIKVHVQNNGTDRLAEGQDVVLRWAPQSTVLIESG, encoded by the coding sequence ATGGCCAAGGTGCAGGTCGTGGGCATTACGCGCAAATTTGGCGCGCATACCGCGCTCGAGGAGGTCTCCATCGATTTTGCCGATGGAGGATTCTATGCCCTTCTGGGGCCATCGGGAAGCGGCAAGACCACCCTGCTACGCCTGATCGCCGGTTTTGATTTTCCCGATGCCGGCCATGTCATGATCGGCGACGAAAGGGTCGAGCGGGTGCCGGTCGAAAAGCGCCACATCGGCATGGTGTTCCAGAGCTATGCGCTCTTTCCCAATATGAGCGTGGCCGAGAATGTGGGCTTCGGCCTGTCCGTGCGCGGTGCCGGGAAAAGCCAGATCGCCGAGGCCGTGCAGCGTGCTCTGGATCTGGTCCAGCTCGGAGCGCTTGGCGCGCGGCGCCCGCATCAGTTGTCCGGCGGCCAGCGCCAGCGCGTCGCACTCGCCCGCGCGATCGTGATCAAGCCGCGGGTGCTGCTCCTCGACGAGCCGCTAGGCGCACTCGACAAGGCACTGCGCGCCGACATGCAGATCGAGCTGAAGCGCATCCAGCGCGAGATCGGCATCACCACGATATTCGTAACCCATGACCAGGAAGAAGCGCTGACCATGAGTGACCGCATCGGCATCCTCCGGGACGGACGCCTGGTGCAGGAAGGCCCGCCCGAGGAGATCTACAATCACCCGAAAAGCGAGTTCGCCGCGACCTTCCTCGGGGACGCCAATATCCTGCGTGGCGCGCCGACCGACAACGGTATCCGCCTCGATGACGGCACGGCAATCGTCGTGTCGGCAAGCGCACGCGTGCGCGCAGGCGCCATGGCAAGCTGCGCAGTGCGACCGGAACGCATCGAGATCGAACCGTATGCCGGGCCAGCGGCTTCCGATCCCGGCACGGCAAACGTGCTGATGGGCCGCGTATCCAGGCGTATCTTCACCGGCAACAGCAGCACCTATTTCGTCGTGCGCGGCAGCGAAACCATAAAGGTGCACGTGCAGAACAACGGCACTGACCGCTTGGCGGAAGGCCAGGACGTGGTACTTCGCTGGGCTCCGCAGAGCACGGTGCTGATCGAATCGGGATAG
- a CDS encoding ABC transporter ATP-binding protein, with product MNAPVLTVEDLHVAFGRHEAVQGLSFAVKERRTLALVGESGSGKSATALAIMRLIEREGGRITKGRIRLHGADERDLAALSDSAMCGLRGRAVSMVFQEPMTSLNPVMTIGEQLMEVFVRHRAMSRRGAMEAAREALDKVRIPEAARRLSQYPHELSGGLRQRVMIAMALACRPRLLIADEPTTALDVTTQAEILSLIRSLQEEIGMAVLFITHDMGVVAEIADRVVVMRQGRMEEEADVRDLFARPRAIYSRQLMNATPKLGSGSPRLRQPSRPILEVEGLSTRFPLRSGLLRRMRAEIQAVNNASLTVGEGETLGLVGESGCGKSTLARSILRLVEPASGSVRLAGRDLMRLSREELRLARRDAQMVFQDPYASLNPRLPVHELVTEPARIHGIATRRQTRDLAVSLVEKVGLEADAVDRFSHQFSGGQRQRLCIARALSVGPRLIVADEPVSALDVSIARQVTDLMLELQRTDRLAFLFISHDIAVVERVSHRVAVMYAGEIVETGPTTAVLSDPQHSYTKRLLAAVPRPDPTRRVRRPAVPETNPPQLAAKPEAGRSILSLVERTPGHFVRTEVA from the coding sequence ATGAACGCGCCGGTGCTCACCGTCGAGGATCTGCATGTCGCCTTTGGCCGGCACGAGGCGGTCCAGGGCCTCTCCTTCGCCGTCAAGGAGCGCCGGACGCTGGCGCTGGTGGGCGAGTCGGGCTCGGGCAAATCGGCCACCGCTCTTGCCATCATGCGCCTCATCGAGCGCGAGGGCGGGCGCATAACCAAGGGGCGTATCCGCCTTCATGGTGCGGACGAAAGAGATCTAGCCGCGCTATCCGACAGTGCCATGTGCGGGCTGCGCGGGCGCGCCGTCTCCATGGTGTTCCAGGAGCCGATGACCTCGCTCAACCCGGTCATGACCATCGGCGAACAGCTCATGGAGGTCTTTGTCCGCCACCGGGCCATGTCGCGCCGGGGTGCCATGGAGGCGGCGCGCGAGGCGCTGGACAAGGTGCGCATTCCCGAGGCGGCGCGTAGGCTTTCGCAATATCCGCACGAGCTTTCAGGCGGGCTGCGCCAGCGCGTGATGATCGCCATGGCGCTCGCCTGCCGGCCCCGCCTCCTGATCGCCGACGAGCCGACGACGGCGCTCGACGTCACCACCCAGGCCGAGATCCTTTCCCTCATCCGCAGCCTCCAGGAGGAGATCGGGATGGCCGTCCTCTTCATCACCCACGACATGGGCGTGGTGGCGGAGATTGCCGACCGGGTCGTGGTGATGCGGCAGGGAAGGATGGAGGAGGAAGCCGATGTGCGCGACCTTTTCGCCCGACCGCGCGCGATCTATTCGCGCCAACTCATGAACGCGACGCCGAAGCTTGGTTCGGGCTCGCCGCGCTTGCGCCAGCCCTCCAGGCCTATCCTGGAGGTGGAAGGGCTCTCCACGCGCTTTCCGCTGCGCAGCGGCCTTTTGCGGCGGATGCGGGCGGAGATCCAGGCGGTCAACAACGCCTCGCTGACGGTGGGCGAGGGGGAGACGCTGGGGCTGGTAGGGGAATCGGGCTGCGGAAAGTCCACGCTCGCCCGCTCCATCCTGCGGCTGGTGGAACCGGCGTCCGGCTCCGTGCGGCTTGCCGGGCGCGACCTGATGCGGCTTTCAAGGGAGGAGCTGCGCTTGGCGCGGCGAGACGCGCAAATGGTTTTCCAGGACCCCTATGCCAGCCTCAATCCCCGCCTTCCCGTGCATGAGCTGGTGACGGAGCCGGCGCGCATCCATGGCATCGCCACGCGCCGCCAGACGCGCGACCTCGCCGTCAGCCTCGTCGAGAAGGTCGGGTTGGAAGCCGACGCGGTCGACCGTTTCTCGCACCAGTTCTCCGGCGGGCAGCGCCAGCGCCTGTGCATCGCACGCGCGCTGTCGGTCGGGCCGCGGCTGATCGTGGCGGATGAGCCGGTCTCGGCGCTGGACGTCTCCATCGCACGCCAGGTGACGGATCTGATGCTAGAGCTTCAACGCACCGATAGGCTCGCCTTCTTGTTCATCTCACACGACATTGCCGTGGTGGAGCGCGTGAGCCATCGTGTAGCCGTCATGTATGCGGGCGAAATCGTCGAGACCGGCCCGACCACAGCCGTCCTGAGCGATCCGCAACATTCCTACACAAAACGCCTTCTCGCAGCCGTTCCGCGGCCCGATCCGACCCGCCGCGTGCGCCGCCCCGCAGTGCCGGAGACGAACCCGCCGCAACTCGCCGCGAAGCCAGAGGCGGGGCGGTCGATCCTGTCGCTCGTCGAGCGCACGCCGGGCCATTTCGTGCGCACGGAGGTGGCCTGA
- a CDS encoding metallophosphoesterase family protein — protein MAVRICLVADIHHGKPSMTKRGDTALDLMGEFARFANEARADLVLDLGDRISDIDRDTDIGLERDVAEAFKAVEAPICHINGNHDRDHLSVADNEEILGQALGHQTLDIGGWRIALWRADTRIRREPENRGFLLGEADLLWLSRIVQNADRPLLVVSHVPVSGHSQVGNYYFEANPSSSTYPQAARARAVLSQARVPVVCIAGHVHWNTITHIDGITHLTQQSLTESFTTQGEPAAALGLIELGDTVRWRVEGRDPIDFSFIPNTRRWTPPVPPFHQIPEVAARMKGEPA, from the coding sequence ATGGCCGTCCGCATCTGTCTCGTCGCCGATATCCATCACGGAAAGCCATCCATGACGAAGCGCGGTGACACCGCGCTCGATCTGATGGGCGAATTCGCCCGCTTCGCCAATGAGGCGCGGGCCGACCTCGTGCTCGATCTGGGCGACCGCATTTCCGATATCGACCGCGACACCGACATCGGCCTCGAGCGCGATGTGGCCGAGGCCTTCAAGGCCGTCGAGGCTCCCATCTGCCACATCAACGGCAATCACGACCGCGATCACCTTTCCGTCGCCGACAATGAGGAGATTCTCGGCCAGGCGCTCGGCCATCAGACGCTCGACATCGGCGGTTGGCGCATTGCGTTGTGGCGCGCCGACACGCGCATCCGTCGCGAACCGGAGAATCGCGGCTTCCTGCTCGGCGAGGCCGACCTCCTGTGGCTGTCGCGCATCGTGCAGAACGCCGACCGGCCGCTGCTCGTGGTCAGTCACGTGCCCGTGTCGGGCCACTCGCAAGTCGGCAACTACTATTTCGAGGCAAACCCGTCCTCCTCCACCTATCCGCAAGCCGCCCGCGCCCGCGCCGTGCTTTCGCAGGCGCGTGTGCCCGTCGTCTGCATTGCCGGCCACGTCCACTGGAACACGATCACCCACATCGACGGCATCACTCATCTGACCCAGCAATCGCTCACCGAAAGTTTTACCACGCAGGGCGAGCCTGCGGCGGCGCTCGGCCTCATCGAACTGGGTGATACGGTGCGCTGGCGCGTGGAGGGGCGCGACCCCATCGACTTCTCCTTCATACCCAATACGCGGCGCTGGACGCCGCCCGTCCCCCCCTTCCACCAGATTCCGGAAGTGGCGGCGCGCATGAAGGGAGAGCCGGCATGA
- a CDS encoding ABC transporter substrate-binding protein has product MKRLLAATALATLFASTSFAQEITVGASNMASYLDPGRDHSNVGSQFYYNAFDTLIARNHDKAEAEWLPGLAVSWELVEPTVMELKLRQGVKFHNGEAMTADDVVFSLNRMYQATFVPYQVRARDRLGNFKEAVKVDDYTVRIHAEREEPLWETLLNLQQVMIIPEEYTKALAGDPNVAEDDDYEAFSLKPVGTGPYAITGFTPGEQIVYERFDDFWGEKAPLERVTVKRMSEMASRITALKTGEADIITNVAPDQLSLIEGDPNLEAVGAPTALFHVMIMNVNHPKLKDPRIRQALSLAIDRDALNEALWLGKAVVPSTHTLEEFGELYMPELETFEYDPERARALLQEAGYDGFEITYDTDAVYYTNGLLAAQAIMEMWAEVGVKGKVQVGEKWTGNSPDMMTRNWSNPMYFSDPFGSFGVMWAPDGPSESEGRFNTDEEYAEIWKRFRFSKDVAARKAAYAELMDRIKADPPVLPLYRPYESWAMRKDVNWAPKPGHIPYVLDFRAGSISFASN; this is encoded by the coding sequence ATGAAACGACTTCTTGCAGCAACGGCTCTGGCCACACTCTTCGCCAGCACCTCCTTCGCCCAGGAAATAACGGTGGGTGCGTCCAACATGGCATCCTATCTCGATCCGGGCCGCGACCACTCAAATGTCGGCTCCCAGTTCTACTACAACGCCTTCGACACGCTGATCGCGCGCAACCACGATAAAGCTGAGGCCGAATGGTTGCCGGGGCTGGCCGTATCCTGGGAGCTGGTCGAGCCCACAGTCATGGAGCTCAAGCTGCGCCAGGGCGTGAAGTTCCACAATGGCGAGGCGATGACCGCCGACGATGTAGTCTTCTCGCTCAACCGCATGTACCAGGCGACCTTCGTGCCCTATCAGGTGCGCGCCCGCGACCGGCTCGGCAATTTCAAGGAAGCAGTGAAAGTAGACGACTATACGGTGCGCATCCATGCCGAACGCGAGGAGCCGCTGTGGGAGACGCTGCTCAACCTGCAGCAGGTGATGATCATCCCGGAGGAGTATACGAAGGCTTTGGCCGGCGACCCGAACGTCGCCGAGGACGACGACTACGAAGCCTTCTCACTGAAGCCGGTCGGCACCGGCCCCTATGCAATCACCGGATTCACGCCCGGCGAGCAGATCGTCTATGAGCGCTTCGACGATTTCTGGGGCGAGAAGGCGCCGCTCGAACGGGTGACGGTGAAGCGCATGTCGGAGATGGCCTCGCGCATCACGGCGCTGAAGACGGGCGAGGCCGACATCATCACCAATGTCGCACCGGACCAACTCTCGCTGATCGAAGGCGATCCCAACCTCGAGGCGGTGGGCGCCCCGACAGCGTTGTTCCACGTCATGATCATGAACGTGAACCACCCGAAGCTGAAGGACCCGCGCATCCGTCAGGCGTTGAGCCTGGCCATTGACCGCGATGCGCTGAACGAGGCGCTGTGGCTGGGCAAGGCGGTCGTGCCGTCCACGCACACGCTGGAGGAGTTCGGCGAGCTCTACATGCCGGAGCTGGAAACCTTCGAATACGACCCGGAGCGCGCCAGGGCGCTGCTTCAGGAAGCCGGCTATGACGGCTTCGAGATCACCTACGACACGGATGCCGTCTATTACACCAACGGACTTCTGGCTGCGCAGGCAATCATGGAGATGTGGGCGGAGGTCGGCGTCAAGGGCAAGGTCCAGGTCGGCGAGAAGTGGACAGGCAATTCGCCGGACATGATGACCCGCAACTGGTCGAACCCGATGTATTTCTCCGACCCCTTCGGCTCCTTCGGCGTGATGTGGGCGCCGGACGGCCCCTCAGAATCGGAAGGCCGCTTCAACACGGACGAGGAGTACGCCGAGATCTGGAAGCGCTTCCGCTTCTCCAAGGATGTGGCGGCGCGCAAGGCGGCCTATGCGGAACTGATGGACCGCATCAAGGCCGATCCGCCGGTGCTGCCGCTCTACCGGCCCTACGAATCCTGGGCCATGCGCAAGGACGTGAACTGGGCGCCGAAGCCGGGCCACATTCCCTATGTGCTCGATTTCCGCGCCGGCTCAATCTCCTTCGCTTCCAACTGA
- a CDS encoding ABC transporter permease — translation MADATVIARPKSRGASRIFTGIGTLWREANWVQRLAMVLALVLAAAALFAPLVAPFGPVEQSLIARLRPPIGFENYREGYLLGTDELGRDVLSRSLYGLRLTLSLALLGAIIGLLLGGILGVLAGLMGGVFEDFVMGTVDAQIAIPFTLIALLILAIFGSSLTIMVLVLGLHGWEQYARIVRGEVRKLVEMPFIEAARAAGATDRRIATRHILPNITSPLVVQFTLSFSNIVLLESTLSFLGLGVQPPTATLGAMVGIGRDYMPTAPWIVVAPALMILLVTFAVQILGDWLRDRADVRLRAR, via the coding sequence ATGGCCGACGCGACCGTCATCGCCCGCCCGAAGAGCAGAGGCGCAAGCCGGATATTCACCGGCATCGGCACGCTCTGGCGCGAGGCCAACTGGGTGCAGCGTCTGGCCATGGTGCTGGCGCTCGTGCTCGCCGCGGCAGCGCTTTTCGCGCCGCTCGTAGCGCCCTTCGGCCCGGTCGAGCAGAGCCTGATCGCGCGTTTGCGCCCGCCCATCGGTTTCGAAAACTACCGGGAGGGATACCTGCTCGGCACCGACGAGCTCGGCCGCGACGTGCTTTCGCGTTCGCTTTACGGGCTCCGGCTCACCCTTTCTCTAGCGCTTTTGGGCGCCATCATCGGCCTTCTCCTCGGCGGCATATTGGGCGTCCTGGCGGGGCTTATGGGCGGCGTCTTTGAGGATTTCGTGATGGGCACGGTGGATGCGCAGATCGCCATCCCCTTCACGCTCATCGCGCTCCTGATCCTCGCCATTTTCGGCTCGAGCCTCACCATCATGGTGCTGGTGCTCGGCCTCCATGGGTGGGAGCAATACGCCCGCATCGTGCGCGGCGAGGTGCGGAAGCTGGTCGAGATGCCCTTCATCGAGGCTGCGCGGGCAGCGGGCGCGACGGACCGGCGCATCGCGACAAGGCATATCCTGCCCAACATCACCTCGCCTCTGGTCGTGCAGTTCACGCTCTCCTTCTCCAACATCGTGCTCCTTGAATCGACGCTCTCCTTCCTCGGGCTCGGCGTGCAGCCGCCGACGGCGACGCTGGGCGCGATGGTCGGGATTGGGCGCGACTACATGCCGACGGCGCCGTGGATCGTCGTCGCGCCAGCCCTGATGATCCTGCTCGTCACCTTCGCCGTGCAGATCCTGGGAGACTGGCTGCGCGACCGCGCCGACGTGCGCCTGCGCGCCCGCTGA
- a CDS encoding ABC transporter permease codes for MLTYLLRVLAKIAITFFAIVTLVFLATRFSGNPIDFVIGQGITQEDRILLTRYYGLDRSIWAQYQAFLLSFVDGQFGLSFMERRPVAQIVAERVWPSLQLLFASVALTLAVSLPLGIMAAVYRKSWVGSAVMVFAFLGYAVPNFVLAIFLILLFAYQLNWLPVVGNGTVWHFLMPTITMSAILIAGLTRFTRNAMLDVLGQDYMRTARAKGLSETQVIFKHGLRNATITILSVIGLQVAGLAAAGSVVVETIFAWPGIGELLVRSAITRDYPVLQFGVIAVSIAVLFINAIVDIAYAYADPRIRLGRV; via the coding sequence ATGCTGACCTATCTCCTGCGTGTGCTGGCGAAGATTGCCATCACCTTCTTCGCCATCGTCACGCTGGTTTTCCTCGCGACCCGGTTTTCCGGAAACCCGATCGACTTCGTCATCGGCCAGGGCATCACGCAGGAGGACCGCATCCTGCTCACCCGCTACTACGGCCTCGACCGGTCGATATGGGCGCAATACCAGGCATTCCTATTATCCTTCGTCGACGGGCAGTTCGGCCTCTCCTTCATGGAGCGCCGGCCGGTGGCCCAGATCGTGGCCGAGCGCGTCTGGCCCTCGCTCCAGCTCCTGTTCGCCAGTGTGGCGCTGACGCTTGCCGTATCCCTGCCGCTCGGCATCATGGCCGCCGTCTACCGCAAGTCCTGGGTAGGCAGCGCCGTGATGGTGTTCGCCTTCCTGGGCTACGCCGTGCCCAATTTCGTGCTGGCGATTTTCCTCATCCTGCTCTTTGCCTACCAGCTCAACTGGCTCCCGGTGGTCGGCAACGGCACGGTGTGGCATTTCCTAATGCCCACCATCACCATGTCAGCCATCCTGATCGCCGGGCTGACGCGCTTCACCCGCAACGCCATGCTCGACGTGCTCGGCCAGGACTACATGCGCACCGCGCGCGCCAAGGGCCTTTCCGAGACGCAGGTGATCTTCAAGCACGGGCTGCGCAACGCCACCATCACCATCCTGTCGGTGATCGGCCTGCAGGTCGCCGGGCTTGCCGCGGCCGGCAGCGTGGTGGTGGAGACGATCTTCGCCTGGCCCGGCATCGGGGAGCTTCTGGTGCGCTCGGCGATCACGCGAGACTATCCGGTGCTCCAGTTCGGCGTCATCGCCGTTTCGATCGCCGTCCTCTTCATCAACGCGATCGTCGACATCGCCTATGCCTATGCCGACCCGCGCATCCGCCTGGGGAGGGTCTGA
- a CDS encoding HAD-IIA family hydrolase, whose protein sequence is MRPYATMHSLPASLLTSYAAILCDLDGCLISGDHVYPGVHEFAALNGERLWIVSNNSSDTAATLSLRLAALDLAIAPERIVLAGEQAVRRLAAERPSAKVAIHAEPPIQALAEELGLVESAHLPEWVLLARDTRLNLPRLAAVLAQIEAGAALFVTNLDTAHPDPEGLPVPETGALLAALRACKTDLSFRSIGKPAPDLIEIALGRAGAVPGEAVFIGDNVTTDGEAARVAGVDFIHLRSSHLALSRLPLGEEKPAVLDGARRAAC, encoded by the coding sequence ATGCGACCCTATGCGACCATGCACAGCCTGCCGGCCTCGTTGCTTACGTCCTATGCAGCGATCCTGTGCGACCTGGACGGCTGCCTGATCTCGGGCGACCACGTGTATCCAGGCGTGCACGAGTTTGCCGCGCTCAATGGCGAGCGCCTTTGGATCGTCTCCAATAATTCCTCCGATACGGCAGCGACCCTCAGCCTGCGGCTGGCGGCGCTGGACCTCGCCATCGCACCTGAGCGCATCGTGCTTGCCGGCGAGCAGGCGGTGCGGCGGCTTGCGGCCGAACGACCCAGCGCCAAGGTTGCCATTCATGCCGAACCGCCCATTCAGGCGCTTGCCGAAGAGCTTGGCCTGGTTGAAAGCGCACATCTGCCCGAGTGGGTTCTGCTTGCGCGCGACACACGGCTGAACCTACCCCGGCTTGCCGCGGTCCTGGCGCAGATCGAGGCCGGAGCGGCACTTTTCGTCACCAATCTGGATACCGCCCATCCGGACCCCGAAGGTCTGCCCGTACCGGAGACGGGGGCGCTGCTTGCGGCGCTCCGGGCCTGTAAGACGGATCTTTCCTTCCGGTCCATCGGCAAGCCGGCGCCGGATCTGATCGAGATCGCGCTCGGGCGCGCCGGCGCCGTCCCCGGCGAGGCGGTCTTCATCGGCGACAATGTAACGACGGACGGCGAGGCCGCTCGGGTAGCAGGGGTAGACTTCATCCATCTGCGAAGTTCGCACCTAGCGTTGTCGCGCCTTCCCCTCGGGGAGGAGAAGCCGGCGGTGCTCGACGGGGCGAGGAGGGCGGCATGCTGA
- a CDS encoding LysR family transcriptional regulator: MAITLSRIRAVNAVAHTGSFAAAARLLGVSQPAVSQHVREIEREFSVRLFLRKNGVLHPTPLCAHLCDIAERMAEGEREAERMLTRHTTLLDGRLSIGLGNSMPGMAVIAAFRRRHPTVSISVETGSHEKIVKAVLAREVDVGVLPDVPVDGRFRSELLVRQDVVAVVHVENPLAKEESLTCARLMREPLIFRSRGSSTQRVVDRAFRSAGFGPEPLLMLDTRDAAYEAVANGLGVGFIWRHGTGRTDAVHRIPVKEMSRLYDEVAFTLADENTVVVSAFFSTVKALAEAQAEKPAVRSLLQPEGGFHDAKRWSTSGGAPSF; the protein is encoded by the coding sequence ATGGCCATCACGCTTTCGCGCATCCGCGCCGTCAACGCCGTCGCCCATACGGGCTCCTTCGCCGCCGCTGCACGGCTTCTCGGCGTCTCGCAGCCGGCCGTCTCACAGCATGTGCGCGAGATCGAGAGGGAGTTTTCGGTGCGCCTCTTCCTGCGCAAGAACGGCGTCCTTCATCCCACGCCGCTCTGCGCCCACCTCTGTGACATCGCCGAGCGCATGGCGGAGGGGGAGCGCGAGGCCGAGCGCATGCTGACCCGGCACACCACCCTGCTCGACGGCCGGCTTTCTATCGGCCTCGGCAACTCCATGCCCGGCATGGCCGTGATCGCCGCTTTCCGGCGACGCCATCCCACCGTCTCTATTTCTGTGGAGACAGGCTCGCACGAGAAGATCGTGAAAGCTGTGCTGGCGCGTGAAGTGGATGTGGGCGTGCTGCCCGACGTGCCGGTTGACGGCCGCTTCCGCAGCGAGTTGCTCGTACGTCAGGACGTGGTGGCGGTGGTGCACGTGGAAAACCCGCTGGCGAAGGAAGAGAGCCTCACCTGTGCCCGCCTCATGCGGGAACCGCTGATCTTCCGCAGCCGCGGCTCGTCCACCCAGCGGGTGGTGGATCGCGCCTTCCGCAGTGCAGGCTTTGGGCCAGAGCCCTTGCTGATGCTCGACACGCGCGATGCCGCCTATGAGGCAGTGGCGAACGGTCTCGGCGTGGGGTTCATCTGGCGCCATGGCACCGGGCGCACCGACGCGGTGCACCGCATTCCGGTCAAGGAGATGAGCCGTCTCTACGACGAGGTGGCTTTCACGCTCGCTGACGAGAATACCGTGGTGGTCTCCGCCTTCTTTTCCACGGTTAAAGCGTTGGCTGAAGCACAGGCGGAAAAACCCGCCGTGCGGTCGCTGTTGCAGCCGGAGGGCGGTTTTCATGACGCGAAACGTTGGAGCACTTCAGGGGGTGCTCCAAGTTTCTAG
- a CDS encoding SDR family oxidoreductase, translated as MELENKTIIVTGASSGIGAAAARLFASEGANVVLGARRSAELSALAEAVNKGIGRAVFLAGDVTSESYADALVDLATEEFGGLDGAFNNAGIVGEMQPVPDMSIGNWTDVISVNLTGAFLAAKAQIPAMKARGQGSIVFTSSFVGFSNGGMPGMGAYAASKAGLIGLAQSLASDHAAEGIRVNALLPGGTITPSGGEGNPAALEFIANLHPMKRMASAKEIAQAALFLISDRSSFMTGSPMIADGGMSVRLT; from the coding sequence GTGGAACTGGAAAACAAGACAATCATCGTCACCGGTGCCAGCAGCGGCATCGGCGCGGCAGCGGCTCGGCTATTTGCATCCGAAGGGGCCAATGTGGTCCTTGGTGCACGCCGATCGGCGGAACTCTCTGCACTCGCAGAAGCGGTCAACAAAGGCATTGGCAGAGCCGTATTTCTAGCCGGCGACGTGACGAGCGAGAGCTATGCAGATGCTCTGGTGGATCTTGCGACAGAAGAATTCGGCGGGCTGGACGGTGCGTTTAACAATGCCGGTATCGTAGGCGAAATGCAGCCGGTTCCGGATATGAGTATCGGCAACTGGACCGATGTGATTTCGGTCAACCTGACAGGCGCCTTCCTTGCTGCCAAGGCGCAGATACCGGCAATGAAGGCGCGTGGGCAAGGCTCGATCGTTTTCACATCGTCATTCGTGGGTTTCAGCAACGGAGGCATGCCGGGCATGGGAGCCTATGCGGCATCGAAAGCAGGGCTGATCGGGCTGGCACAGTCACTGGCATCCGATCATGCCGCCGAAGGCATACGCGTCAATGCGCTACTGCCGGGCGGCACGATCACACCGAGCGGAGGTGAAGGCAATCCGGCAGCGTTGGAGTTCATCGCAAACCTGCACCCCATGAAGCGGATGGCCAGCGCGAAGGAGATTGCGCAAGCGGCCTTGTTCCTCATTTCCGACCGCTCGAGCTTCATGACCGGCAGTCCGATGATCGCGGATGGCGGAATGTCCGTCCGTCTTACATAG